The genomic stretch CTAACAGACAAATTTTGTCCCCCCTTCCAGCTTGCGCTCGCCAGTTTCTTTGAGGATGGAGCTGATGACGACATAGTGACACTTCCTCAACCTGAAGGAGGCTCTTCAGTGTCCCGGTCTGCAGGGCCGAGGTAATGCTGCTTTTATTAATACCACATCTTGATTTGTTGGCACACTTAAGCTGCTTCTTTGTCCAGCAAAGTCCAGTTATAACAAAGAGTCCTGGGCCATAATGACATGCAGTAAActtgaaagactttttttttgcagtgtgtcaaccccatgtttttgttattttcagctCTCAGCCCAGAGTGACCTCCTTCAGAGATCTGATGcatgaggcagaggaggagagcgatGAAGAGGAAGGCCAAAGGTAGGTTTCATTACCAGTGTTGTCCATTCATCTTTTGTTGGCAAATACGTTGTTTTCAAGAGCCATCTGCCCTTTTTAGGCAATGATTTAGGGTGTTCAGCATCATTAGTGCACCGTGATGTTCCTGGGTTGTTTGCATTCACACCACAAACAAGCCGCACCCGAGACCCACCATTCAAGCGGTGTTGGTCCGGTTGTTTGGTCCTCACCAGGTTTTGGTTGACAGCTTTCACACTAGGCCATACAAACCACACTCACTGGGAAATGGACCAGGGTCCATTTTAACCGACTGCAAAAGCAACCTCAACTGATCTATACAGGATCTTAGATTAGTTAGGATAGATCGATCATGTGTCATGCTCAGGGATGCTTCAGTGAGATATGGAGATTACATGTGGACTTACAGGCAAGTTAATCAATAAAGTTACTGCTCAGTTGTTTGTACGCTGTAAATTTAGCTCTTGGAGGTCTTTCTAGTCCTCCTAAATGGCTGTGACAGTTGTTCAAGGCTGTAgacacagctgtgtgtctgaGCTGCACATCCTCACAGTTTTTGGATGGCAGAGAGTCACACCTAGTGGGGTGATTCCAGAATGCACCAAACTATTTTTGGTCTCACCTCGTTCACTGTGAGCTGGTCGTGCTTTTCTGCAGCATCAACAGATTCTGCTGCTGGGGCAGTGCAGCAGGCTGGTTGTGAGTGGACTGTGCGGGCCGGCTAATGTCTGTTTAGATCATTTTTATTACAGACAGTATCGTAAGCTCCTTACAAATAATTGTGTTATCTAAAGTCTTTTATAATACTATCTGTAATTTACATTCCCCGAATCAGTTTAAAGTCTTTGATGgttttgatatttgtttttgtattgagGCAGAATTTCTCTGTGTGTTAAGATCTCGTCCTGCCAGGTAACTGACAGTAAGCACTGTAACATAACAAAGCACTGATATCAAATAAAATACTGGACATGGACCGAGGGAAACAGCAAATAATCGATTTCACTACTTAAAGCGTCAAGAGTCTGAAATTAGTTATTAGAAAGTAACCAGTGTTACATTGTCAGTGGCTTCCATGTCAGCATCTGAATCAACCAGCTGCCTGATCAGTACTGTGTATGTGCAACTccaaacagagatgagaaagaagcgagaAGTCTCACTCCTTATcaacttccatcatcagctccgaaagaaaatatgtgtttaatttagaatgttattgattaagacttttaaaacaagtttaacatcttctggatgaggtatatgatctgctgccaGTGGCAAAGGGGAAAGGTTTATCCAACATTTAACCTGCATATACACACTAAGTTTGCTCTAAAAATGGCAATAGAGGGAAATGTAAGCAGTCcaagctgaccaatcagttCTTGTGATCTCACATTGTGATGACGATGCTAAAatgatatattgtgcagccctaccaCATAGTATCTCAATAGCTGCCATAGCCCTGACGTGTAGTTACATTTTTGAGGAGGCACACGTCACCTTTGGCGTATTAATGGACCCTACGCAATCTCAGAATTGAGATCgcacttctgtttttattagaCCCATCTCATCTGTTTTTACACCGTGGCAGGTTTTTTGCGGGGGGATCAGAGCGTAGTGGGCAGCAGATCGTTGGGCCTCCCAAGAAGAAGAGCTCCAATGAGGTGGTGGAGGATTTGTTCAAGGGGGCCAGGGAACATGGAGCTGTGCCTCTGGACCGGACTGGGAGAGGGCCAGGAGAGCCCAGCAAATCCAAGGTAAAGTGAATTTTACAAGATcaatgttgttttccttttacaCTGCGTTTGTCAATTGTATAgtctctcattttgtttttattgtcttctcTCATCATTAAGCCCTTCCTTGGTGGAGGCTACAGGCTAGGTGCAGCTCCTGAAGAGGAGTCAGCCTATGTGGCTGGAGAGAGACATTCCTCTAACAGCCAGCAGGATGTGAGTACAAAACCATGATggctcctcttttttttttgcttttgtgcaGACCAAGCTTTCTTTCTGGCATCAAAGACACTAGTCGAGCCCTCTTGGTGTTTTTTTGGCCGATAGAGCAAGTGATCAGTCAACCTACTTTGCTGCTGGTCACTTGTGTTTCTGTACACATTAGGATGTGTCACAGTCACAGGTGTCATTCTGTTCTTTATATtgctgttttatatatatatacctatGTCTTTAAAGTAGACAGTCTATATCAACACCTATGGCACTCGTTTTTTCTGCAAGTTCAACTCTGCATCTTGCTTCCGCTACTCTGCAGTCAGTGGTGTACTGTTGTAACTCCCTTCATTATATTTATTCAGATTCTGTGTGTCTAATGCTGTGCGAGGGCGTTATTGATCTCAGAAAGTCTGTCAATCATACTCAAGTTGGTTCTGGAGCATGCCAtagtcaaaataaaatatttaatattgttagttgtattgtattgtagtTGACAAGCATGTCAACTACAATACAGCATCCCTCTTTGAACACATGACTTCTCATTTGCATTGCTTCTTAGTTTTTCTGTTGATTACATCCGATGGAGTCTCGTGAATCATTTTCCAGGAGACCCTCTAATCATTATTCCAAatatcattcattcatattgaagaataacctgtgtgtgtgtgtgtgtgtgtgtgtgtgtgtgtgttaggtaCACGTGGTGCTGAAGCTGTGGAAGACAGGTTTCAGTCTGGATAATGGTGAACTCAGAAACTACAGTGATCCTGGCAATGCCAACTTCCTTGAGGCAATCAGAAGGGGGTGAGATTATTAAGTTGTCCTAATTCACAGAAAGGTTCATCATGATGACACAATGTGTCCTTTATATGGATACAAGTGTTGTGTGCTGATTTCAGTGATTGTTCTCTGGGCACACATTAAGAGCACTGATGGCATGTGATTAAGGCCTCAGTTCACCTGTTGATTGTCCCCCTGTAGGGAGATTCCCCTGGAGTTGAGGCAGCGGTCTCGAGGAGGTCAGGTCAACTTAGACATGGAGGACCACAGGGATGAGGATTTCAGCAAACCAAAGGTTGCCTTCAGGGCCTTTGGAGGTGAAGGACAGAAGTTGGGAAGGTGAGATTTTTATGAGCAGTCttgttgtttgatttgatatttCTTCTATATTGTTTCTCCTCAGCAAAATAtgacagacagagcagcagctgaacACAATGCAAAGTGTAAACAAAGGCTGGTAAACCAGTCTTACTTGTTGTAATGAATCATCTTCAGTGTGGGACATGGCTTTCTGCAAGGGCTCATTCCAgataaatgactgaatgtttcTAATCAATCTGTTGGTGCTCATTCAAATCTCAGGGACAGAGTTGTATCTAGTCCTTAAGTCAAATCAGGGGACTGTAACAACACTGAGAAGAGCCCAAATCATAAAAGCAAAACACTATAAATGTCAAATTGTCAATGTCCAGTGAAAGACATATTTCtccaaattacatttttttccaataaattgaaatataaaatatttgataATTACAATAAGCTTACCTAATAATAGACTTAATGCTAGAGTTATGTACCAAACTCAGTACTTTTAAGTGTACCACCAAATTACATTGGTGCCACCTAGTACCGATTCAGGTTAAATTcactgtgcaaaattttggtaCTTGAGGGCACATTTTTATTGCTATAAAGCGAAAGAGAGGGACACGTCCCCCCTGCAACaagtcacagtgagtcaggGCAACGCCATTtgtaatgcaaaatacaaagcTGACCAGAGCAGCACGTCTAACCTGATGAAACACTTGGTCAAACATTACATTCATCTGAAAGCTGAAGAGTGTAGCGTGTTTGATCTGGAACCCAGGtcccctgctgcagctgctgttgatGTAAGCACGCCTTCAGCCAGCGCAGCGCTAGTTCACAGAGAGTTGAACCCTCCTACGTGGAACAACGAGGCATCGACATCTTCATGTAATTATCTAGTTGGATAGGTTGTTGTTGGAGATAACCAGGCTTTTTTAAGCATCTTGCTTGATGTTATCTCAGCATGGAAGATACATGGAAAAGTAATTGCAAACAGTATCGGTGCGAGCTATTCTCTTGTATTTTCCACCGTCATCATGACCACAGTTCACAATAAATTAATCTTTTTCCATTCTCCTCCTCTCTAGTGCCACCCCAGAGTTGACTACAGCTCCGGCCACCTCCCAGCAGGACCAGGCTGCCAATGAGGCCCAAGCCATCTCCTCTGTGACCCTCGACCCCTCCCAACCTGTGACTAACATTCAGATCCGACTGGCTGACGGCGGCAGGCTGGTCCAAAAGTTCAACCATACCCACAGGTGATTGATTCAGTCTTTTCAGCTCGAAGCTGGCAGGTACAAAGGTCAGGCAGCTCCACttacagtatgtttctgcagGTCTGTGGTAGTGTTTCCTGGCCTATTTGAGACAGCAGACCGACATATGTTTAGAGTGACAAACTAcatctgatgtgtgtttctcagTTTCACAGAACTTAATATGAAGAGTTCATTTTACTGACCTGacttaactttatttaaatgctTGTGTTGGTTTTTTGCGCAGGGGCATCAAATGTGGAAAACAAGTGGATATTTCAGTTAAGCATTGTTTAATCAATAACGGAGGCTCACTACATATGTGTCTTTTTCTGATGTTAAAGGACTGCTCAGATATAAAACGGGAGTGGTCAATGGTCGCAGAACCAAGCAGTATTATCATTGGCCTGCAAGCATTTGATTATGTCAGGCAtttcatcaaaaacattgaGTTGGGTAGATGATGTGACCTGATGACGTTGGTACTGTTGTTTGCTTATACCCCTTTCACAGTGaccaaaaaacccactaacactctgctaacatctggcttttgtgtgcaatgtgaaGGTATATTATTGGGATTTACTCCCGGGTCAGTTGACCCTGCAGTAGCCACAATTGGAAAAAAACGACGTGTCTAATTCTgaatattattgattaagactttttaaaacaagtttaacatCTTCTGGACGCAGTCTGATGTCGTATATGATCTGCTGAACACATGCACCAAAAGGTTTTGTCAGTAATCTGACAGAAACggatcatttcattttttttagttattgttAATCAAAATTGTAACtagacaaaatgaaaagataGACTGTATGTTGGTCTGAATTTCCTCCTCAGCAGTTAGTGATAGGTTGCTGAGCAGAAAAATAACAGAGCTATTATCTGAAACCATTCTCCTTAATCACCATTCTCTAAATTAGCATACTTCTGAGTCACCTAAGTAGGGGAGACATTATAAAGTGTTCCATTCAGTTGAGCTGAACCTGTACCTGTTTTGTTGGCAATGTGGTCCAGCTTAGCATGCAGCTcaactagggatgtaacggtatgaaaatttcacaccacggtaatagtgaccaaaattatcacggttatcggtataccgcggtatttttaaaatgtcttcaaaatgttaaaaaaacactgatacactgataaattgaaataattttaccaagatttatatttaaatagatttattatatattaaaaggcttagggtataagcagcctgtttttgaaacgcgtcctgtaatgtctgtgttacagaggtagaatgagatgtactgacagtagcactcgattggccagcagaccctctctgtgaaaaaaatgaatagaaaatgtcactattaattattactgtcattgttacttaatactaagggtgcaaccaacagatcacaaaactcacaatctagatcatatcacttttgtgagaaacaggttggataatcttttagatcaaaacaaaaaggattattgttaaattaattatgaatactctattttggctcttatctctatctagacacttgttatattcaccattttatattattctttacatatagtctattctacaaataatccacaggtattatatatttctgatattacttatatatatattggctgtctgtctctgtctgcttgctcgtctgttgtcaatggactcggtcaatctgattggtcaaatggctgctgagccacaggtagacgctgctccggtgaacggagctgagatgaaagtcaatcatctcagtcagtttgcattcactaactcagtccagccagtacgtgtttgtctcaaatcctcctcactgcagctctgcatcaatatttggggaattattaggtcgactttaaaaagtgaaatctacaattaataagcggttcagataacgtgccaaatcacggatcaacttcgttcagttataccactatctggtcagtttgcattagtgacaacagcaaattagacagagaaaactcgacatacacacacatcatgcacctgagcttaaggttaatttaccttgcattcacttaacagttgagggtgatggtcgtgcaaatgagtaagtaaattggatgtgttgccgcccctcgcaacaactttcttcttgcagctcctgcagatagggctgccatcctcgaccagctgtccctgagcattatcataataaccaaaatacgcccagacttcagatttggttctctttgaaggcagaaaaatgccttgagggccgctactatcacgtcctccctccgccatgtcttcttcactacataacaagctcacgttgcacgctgcgcctgcgtagggagacttggataaagtatcttgcgagttttccacaccgtggttatcgaccgcgtcggttaccatggtaattaaaacttaaacggtaaccttcaccgttgggaatttaattttttatctgAAGCCATTTTCAACTGCAGTTAACTGACAAGCAACAGCCCCATAAAGGGATCAGCTACATTGAAACAATCAGGGAACATACAGagtcaaagaaaacagaagagagaacaTAACAAAGACTAACTCGTAATTTACATTAATTGTCACTTTATTATTGATATATTAAAATCGAGGAATTACAAAGAATGCAACAATGATTAGTTTGGTCCatgagcagaaagaaaaaatgtgattgTATGGAATTGTTTACAACTTAAACTATGATTACATAACAACATAGTTAAAATATAGTAGACACCTTTTATTAAAGGTGAAAAGCCCAAACTGGTATATTCAAGTTGGTTAAATTGTCCAAACCAGGCAACAAGACTGTGTGTGAGGTGAGAGAGATGTAATTCATGGAGGCAATCAAACACTCAGCACCTGTTTGCTGCAGTTTGCATCAGAAATCCTTCTCtcagtcacagaaaacacacatttatagaTTCAGGGTGACGTACAGTACCCGTGGATAGCATTATATCTCATGTTGATGGagtagtgttgtcaaaaatattgatctATCAATACATATCAGTTCTGAATATATGAAACGGTTTCAATTCTCATATTATGCAGTATAGATACACCAGTCCTAGCTGCTTTTTGACTCTCCTCCAATGCAGCGAGTTGACCCCTGCACCCACATAGCCCCACCTCCACCGGAAATAAATTAACTtggatgctgttgtgcttaatGCACAGTAAACAAGAtttgttatgtttttcttttggtaaaaattttaaattttagGCCCTCTGTGTTGTGACAATATTTCCCCATGCTATTGaacattgatatttttcaaggtattagACATTCCAGTTTCCTGACAACACTACAACAGCAACAGAGAACAAATGTTCATAAATGTGTTTAGAAGTCACAGAAACAAGATGCTCCCTCACAATCCAGAACTAgccaataattacattttttagttttcttcagtatcaaagtaatccagtgacaGTCGTCTGTACGTCCATGTGTACATTAGaaacaggaactgctaataGCTAACTCAGCATAGTTTTACTGATGCTTCCttgccaaaatgtaaacaaatagaGGCTAAAACAGAAGGTTGAGTTGTAGCCCGCAGCTAACGAACTGACTCTATGGCAACATTactttacatttactgtattgtACAATCTACTTTCTGTTTACATTCCTCTGGCATTGAGAACTGTAGGTCCAAAACGTAATGGTTATCCCCtgagaagaagacaaagaataaTGGCAGGATTGACAAAGTTCATTAACATTACCTTTGTTGTATAGCACTCTTAGCATATTTTTGATCAACAtttaaggtcccagaacactgtttgaagctagaaaggtggcagggtccgccacatataaacaaagtaaaacagtataaattgtgttgtcctttcagtttgtttattcagtcatgaaaacaaagagagtttgtttagtcaATGAAGATCATGTTGACTGCATTTCATCCTGTTACATAAACTGTACTAAAAGCCATATTTCCTGTCGTGTCTTGTGTCCCTCAGGGTGTCTGACCTGCGGCAGTTTGTGGTGGCCGCCCGGCCCGCCATGGCTGCCAGAGAGTTTGTTCTCATGACCACCTTCCCCAACATGGAGCTGACGGACGAGAGCAAGACGCTGCAGCAGGCCGACCTCCTCAACGCTGTCATTGTCCAGCGGCTAAAGTGAGGGGGGAGAGTAGGAACGACCCCCCGCGGTGGTGTGGCTGAGTAACTGCAGCCCTGTGAAACCTGCTGCCCCttctgagggaggagaaaacatGGACTTATGTATGGACTTctaatttctgatttttttttctaaagtgATACATAACATTCTGCTCCCCAGACCCCCCACTCTCACCCTCCCCTCTCTGTGGTCTGTGATGGGCAGTGATGAGGGGGGAACTAAAAATCTTCCAGAATGGAACAGAGTTGATTTAAGAGCTGTTGGAAAGCCGACAGATGCTGTTGAATAGTGTTTTTGATGGGGATGTGTTTACCTGACAGCAGTGTGGTTTAATTaacccagcagcagtggagctTTCTGCAGAGTGGTTTGGTTGCAGCGATGTTCACTAGACCTGGCTCTCTTTTCCATTAACTCCCTCCACACTTTTCCTCTTCTATTAACCTTCATTTGACCCTTCAGCTGTACTGTCAGGTGCTGGGGCCTCGCCAGATTCATGCAGCGGCAGACTCCTAGTTTGACTCAGTCTCAACAGCACAAAACCAGAACCACATAAAGAATACTAGTCTTAAAGtaaaaggtcatattgatagtGTGGTTTTGTACACGTTTCCATTTCTCTCCACATAGTCCTTTTGGAGAGAGAAGAGTAATGATGTTGCAAAACAAAAGGTTTTCTTTCTCCAAACCAACCTATACCAGTAGCCTTACGCTCACCTGCAGAACTACACCCGTCCCTTTGTTCAAACTAAGATggagttatttttttaaactgccttttttccctctgactttcttttcctttacaGATTGTAGGATTGTCCCAGTTAGACAGTGGCATTTTGATACTGTGTGGCATGACAAACAGTTACACATGGCTTTATTATCAAACCACTGCTTGAGCATAAGAACATAAGGATTGTAAACACT from Pagrus major chromosome 7, Pma_NU_1.0 encodes the following:
- the nsfl1c gene encoding NSFL1 cofactor p47 encodes the protein MASQEESVREFVAVTDVDEERARFFLESAGWNLQLALASFFEDGADDDIVTLPQPEGGSSVSRSAGPSSQPRVTSFRDLMHEAEEESDEEEGQRFFAGGSERSGQQIVGPPKKKSSNEVVEDLFKGAREHGAVPLDRTGRGPGEPSKSKPFLGGGYRLGAAPEEESAYVAGERHSSNSQQDVHVVLKLWKTGFSLDNGELRNYSDPGNANFLEAIRRGEIPLELRQRSRGGQVNLDMEDHRDEDFSKPKVAFRAFGGEGQKLGSATPELTTAPATSQQDQAANEAQAISSVTLDPSQPVTNIQIRLADGGRLVQKFNHTHRVSDLRQFVVAARPAMAAREFVLMTTFPNMELTDESKTLQQADLLNAVIVQRLK